The Hyalangium gracile genome contains a region encoding:
- a CDS encoding cytochrome-c peroxidase: MNAKRLSTRLAALLVVGLMASACENEDPFPTFDELDKLRQLHTMPQRPPVDPTNRFADDVRAASLGNRLFHNPKLSSCGTVSCASCHDGAGRTVATAKADGCNGGVTGRNPPTILNVDYLRWFMWDGRADRLWNQAILPLTSPVEMDSNATIVRAQLNATYMGEYTELFTKTPDETEDDELLANFGKLIQAYERTVNLVRSPFDEDVKRFIVAVEEGREKEDPSYLALKTYFRKGQCIVCHQGVTMSDNLFHNIGVKDSGAGAPGQTDAVEPMLNWKFNAAGPYSDNRNGQDAARLSGVRSTLAEKRAEMEGAYKTPTLRNVTLTAPYMHTGELNTLAEVIDFYDKGGDEDGTFHGKKTETIKKLNLEPEEKEALVKLLESMTGTP, from the coding sequence ATGAACGCGAAACGCCTGAGTACCCGCCTGGCAGCACTGCTCGTGGTGGGACTGATGGCCAGTGCGTGCGAGAACGAGGATCCCTTCCCCACGTTCGACGAGCTCGACAAGCTCCGCCAGCTGCACACCATGCCGCAGCGCCCGCCCGTGGATCCGACGAACCGCTTCGCGGACGACGTGCGGGCCGCCTCGCTGGGCAACCGGCTCTTCCATAATCCGAAGCTGTCGAGCTGCGGCACGGTGTCGTGCGCCAGCTGCCATGACGGGGCCGGGCGCACGGTGGCGACGGCCAAGGCGGACGGCTGCAACGGCGGGGTGACGGGCCGCAACCCGCCCACCATCCTCAACGTGGACTACCTGCGCTGGTTCATGTGGGACGGGCGCGCGGACCGGCTGTGGAACCAGGCCATCCTGCCGCTGACGAGCCCCGTGGAGATGGACTCGAACGCCACCATCGTGCGCGCGCAGCTGAACGCCACGTACATGGGCGAGTACACGGAGCTGTTCACCAAGACGCCGGACGAGACGGAGGACGACGAGCTGCTGGCCAACTTTGGCAAGCTGATACAGGCCTATGAGCGCACGGTGAACCTGGTGCGCTCGCCGTTCGACGAGGATGTGAAGCGCTTCATCGTGGCGGTGGAGGAGGGCCGGGAGAAGGAGGATCCGTCCTACCTGGCGCTGAAGACGTACTTCCGCAAGGGCCAGTGCATCGTCTGCCACCAGGGCGTGACGATGAGCGACAACCTCTTCCACAACATCGGCGTGAAGGACTCGGGCGCCGGAGCGCCGGGGCAGACGGACGCCGTCGAGCCGATGCTGAACTGGAAGTTCAACGCGGCGGGGCCCTACAGCGACAACCGCAATGGGCAGGACGCGGCGCGGCTGTCGGGCGTGCGCTCGACGCTGGCCGAGAAGCGCGCGGAGATGGAGGGGGCGTACAAGACGCCCACGCTGCGCAACGTCACGCTGACGGCGCCGTACATGCACACCGGCGAGCTGAACACGCTGGCGGAGGTCATCGACTTCTACGACAAGGGCGGCGACGAGGACGGCACGTTCCACGGCAAGAAGACGGAGACCATCAAGAAGCTGAACCTCGAGCCCGAGGAGAAGGAAGCGCTCGTGAAGCTGCTCGAGTCGATGACGGGCACTCCGTAG
- a CDS encoding S8 family serine peptidase, whose protein sequence is MMKRWGLLGLLALAACGGDDGGDTRSQALLCPGVVAGAVPGEDSSEARLTHSSALVDGRQRFLIRYRDAEGVSASHVSGLGDKVLRVFQRVPAVVARLTPEEREALATDPSVEFIEPDAPRSSLGLSAPVSARVAQQTVRQGSAGEYTPGLHMVEAPWVWDKEQDGILDLGAPTGEGIKVCVIDSGIDPEHPELKGTLLGGKDFVDDDDTPWDGDAKGWGEGHGTHVAGIIAAQLGSGSANVSPDMSANGVVGVAPGARLLIARVLNKEGVAWASDIIAGLEWCQQQGAHVASLSLGGGGESRMEFEAFKSAAAHGMLVIAAAGNTGGPLDYPAAYSSVLAVGAVDQSMRRAPFSAHGGNLSLMAPGVSVLSTIIREQGTISQVEVGDIPYSSRPLYLAPAGRTTGRLVDCGDGASPGSCREATCDGFVAYVDRSDRVPAHVQLTYVMKQGARAVIFGDVAREGDQGVLSIGRRGSWVPGALVSHDMGVSMRRMAGFPAHVKLHKSDYAFSSGTSMAAPHVTGVAALVWSARPSLTAAQVRKLLESTAKDLGAPGKDWDNGYGLVQSSAALEALESLP, encoded by the coding sequence ATGATGAAGCGCTGGGGACTCCTCGGACTGCTCGCGCTGGCCGCGTGCGGCGGGGACGATGGTGGTGATACCCGCTCACAGGCACTGCTGTGCCCGGGAGTCGTGGCGGGTGCGGTGCCTGGCGAGGATTCCAGCGAGGCGAGGCTGACGCACTCGAGCGCGCTCGTCGATGGCCGCCAGCGCTTCCTGATCCGCTACCGGGACGCGGAGGGCGTGAGCGCCTCGCACGTGTCGGGGCTGGGCGACAAGGTGCTCCGGGTGTTCCAGCGCGTGCCGGCGGTGGTGGCGCGGCTGACGCCCGAGGAGCGCGAGGCGCTCGCCACGGACCCGAGCGTGGAGTTCATCGAGCCGGACGCGCCTCGCAGCTCGCTGGGACTGAGCGCTCCGGTCAGCGCCCGGGTGGCGCAGCAGACGGTGCGGCAGGGCAGCGCCGGGGAGTACACCCCGGGCCTGCACATGGTGGAGGCGCCCTGGGTCTGGGACAAGGAGCAGGACGGCATCCTGGACCTGGGAGCGCCCACCGGCGAAGGCATCAAGGTGTGCGTCATCGACAGCGGCATCGACCCGGAGCACCCGGAGCTGAAGGGGACCCTCCTGGGCGGCAAGGACTTCGTGGACGACGATGACACCCCGTGGGACGGGGACGCGAAGGGCTGGGGCGAAGGCCACGGCACGCACGTGGCGGGCATCATCGCCGCCCAGCTGGGCTCGGGCAGCGCGAACGTGAGCCCGGACATGAGCGCCAATGGCGTGGTGGGCGTGGCCCCGGGCGCCCGGCTCCTCATCGCCCGCGTGCTGAACAAGGAGGGCGTCGCCTGGGCCAGCGACATCATCGCCGGCCTCGAGTGGTGCCAGCAGCAGGGGGCCCACGTCGCCTCGCTGTCGCTGGGCGGCGGCGGCGAGAGCCGCATGGAGTTCGAGGCGTTCAAGTCCGCGGCGGCCCACGGCATGCTCGTCATCGCCGCGGCGGGCAACACCGGCGGTCCGCTGGACTACCCGGCCGCCTACTCCTCGGTGCTCGCGGTGGGCGCGGTGGACCAGTCGATGCGCCGCGCGCCCTTCTCCGCTCATGGGGGCAACCTGTCGCTGATGGCTCCGGGCGTCTCCGTGCTCTCCACCATCATCCGGGAGCAGGGCACCATCTCCCAGGTGGAGGTGGGTGACATCCCCTACTCCTCGCGCCCGCTGTACCTGGCGCCCGCGGGCAGGACGACGGGCCGGCTCGTGGACTGCGGCGATGGCGCCTCGCCCGGCTCGTGCCGCGAGGCCACCTGCGACGGCTTCGTCGCCTACGTGGACCGGAGCGATCGCGTCCCGGCGCACGTCCAGCTCACCTACGTGATGAAGCAGGGCGCGCGCGCGGTCATCTTCGGGGACGTGGCCCGCGAGGGCGATCAGGGCGTGCTCTCCATCGGCCGGCGCGGCAGCTGGGTGCCCGGAGCGCTGGTGAGCCACGACATGGGCGTCTCCATGCGCCGGATGGCGGGCTTCCCGGCGCACGTGAAGCTGCACAAGTCGGACTACGCGTTCTCCTCGGGCACCTCCATGGCGGCCCCCCACGTGACGGGGGTGGCGGCCCTCGTGTGGAGCGCCCGGCCCTCGCTCACCGCGGCCCAGGTGCGCAAGCTGCTCGAGTCCACCGCGAAGGACCTGGGCGCGCCGGGCAAGGACTGGGACAACGGCTACGGGCTGGTGCAGTCCTCGGCCGCGCTCGAGGCGCTCGAGTCACTCCCGTGA
- a CDS encoding DUF2750 domain-containing protein: MTQEMSDDRLQAVLALPPARRHAWFLQRVRESGEVWGLYAEGWALAFDDEGRDVLPLWPTAASARMCATRLWEGFEPRCIPLAELVEQLLPELAEEGIPVGTFFTPQGHGWPVTAAELRTQLLGGASA; the protein is encoded by the coding sequence ATGACGCAGGAGATGTCCGACGATCGGCTCCAGGCCGTCCTGGCGCTGCCTCCGGCCCGACGCCATGCGTGGTTCCTCCAGCGCGTGCGCGAGTCGGGCGAGGTGTGGGGGCTGTACGCGGAGGGCTGGGCGCTGGCGTTCGATGACGAGGGGCGGGACGTGCTGCCCCTGTGGCCCACGGCGGCCTCCGCGCGGATGTGCGCCACGCGCCTGTGGGAGGGCTTCGAGCCGCGCTGCATCCCGCTGGCGGAGCTGGTGGAGCAGCTGTTGCCCGAGCTGGCCGAGGAGGGCATCCCCGTGGGCACCTTCTTCACGCCCCAGGGGCATGGCTGGCCGGTGACGGCGGCCGAGCTGCGCACCCAGCTCCTGGGGGGCGCGAGCGCCTGA
- a CDS encoding serine/threonine protein kinase, with translation MTTESTDSPRSLGRYELVHLLGQGGMGEVYLAKISGAAGFEKPCIVKTILPTLLKDRQFLDRFHHEAKVLVHLVHSSIAQVYDMGEAHGTYYMALEYVAGVDVAYLAEQARAQGRAIPVPVALYIGQKVAEGLGYAHRKAGPDGTPLGIVHRDVSPHNVMVSYEGEVKVIDFGLAKSAARSKYTLPSTVMGKLGYMSPEQARAEPVDHRSDIYSCGVMVWELLAGQPLVPHGTVGEMMAAMGNPRVPSLHELRPEVEPAIDAVVRRALAPNPQDRYGRSDEFARALNEQLLRSSASLGAEEVGNFVKGLCPEAFSAQRKLISRISGVGRVQSTPPASGGVGLVGVSPLPAGADPRVELEATSLRPLSEMQQEASLGATLRPMATPMPGAIVPAPMASPVSRQELAPAPAPVVAARSGAVAPAPRLSRSIIVGAVLGLLVLMIGTAVATAHFMGDRSPPPPPHSGGPMPFEPGGPPPPGGPHAGLPPRHGGGPHPPGPPPHEQPPPHGAPPEELPRGAAVAAEAPSGEPAPETVPAAGSEGSVAAAHTVGKEGAGSVAPAVATVQGTRVEPPEASTEEEPAGQAAAPSKAQAGQPRSRESKAATALPPIKGLIAVEQLKGGYFAIGSGVAQLRKGMVVKVVGPKPNGKLKVIGSATVLDKGARGRRAKLDMDDAARAAQEQLFLVMPDGAPELAQAVEPPPEPVPPVSAPPPPPQPKVLDLFVRLAGTIDKEYVIDNRESTVLSRCTATLTGKKWSEIKSLKTGPNHVDAGSFKLKLTVPNVAKGRMLIECAEGVAEVGIRG, from the coding sequence ATGACCACCGAAAGTACAGATTCGCCCCGCAGCCTCGGACGCTACGAACTCGTCCACCTGCTGGGCCAGGGCGGCATGGGTGAGGTGTACCTCGCCAAGATCTCCGGTGCGGCGGGCTTCGAGAAGCCGTGCATCGTGAAGACGATCCTCCCGACGCTGCTGAAGGACAGGCAGTTCCTGGATCGCTTCCACCACGAGGCCAAGGTGCTGGTGCACCTGGTGCACTCGTCCATTGCCCAGGTCTACGACATGGGCGAGGCCCACGGCACCTACTACATGGCGCTGGAGTACGTGGCCGGCGTGGACGTGGCGTACCTGGCCGAGCAGGCCCGCGCCCAGGGCCGGGCCATCCCCGTGCCGGTGGCGCTCTACATCGGCCAGAAGGTGGCCGAGGGGCTCGGCTACGCGCACCGCAAGGCGGGGCCGGATGGCACGCCGCTGGGCATCGTCCACCGGGACGTGTCCCCGCACAACGTGATGGTGTCCTACGAGGGCGAGGTGAAGGTCATCGACTTCGGCCTCGCCAAGTCCGCGGCGCGCAGCAAGTACACGCTGCCGTCCACGGTGATGGGCAAGCTGGGGTACATGTCCCCGGAGCAGGCCCGCGCCGAGCCGGTGGATCACCGCAGCGACATCTACTCGTGCGGCGTGATGGTATGGGAGCTGCTGGCTGGCCAGCCGCTCGTTCCCCACGGCACGGTGGGGGAGATGATGGCCGCCATGGGCAACCCCCGCGTGCCCTCGCTGCACGAGCTGCGGCCGGAGGTGGAGCCGGCCATCGACGCCGTGGTGCGTCGCGCGCTGGCGCCCAACCCCCAGGACCGCTACGGCCGCTCCGACGAGTTCGCCCGCGCGCTCAACGAGCAGCTGCTGCGCTCCAGCGCCTCGCTGGGGGCGGAGGAGGTGGGCAACTTCGTGAAGGGGCTCTGCCCGGAGGCGTTCTCCGCGCAGCGCAAGCTCATCTCGCGCATCTCGGGTGTGGGGCGAGTGCAGTCCACGCCTCCGGCCAGTGGAGGGGTGGGGCTGGTGGGAGTCTCCCCGCTGCCTGCGGGGGCGGATCCCCGGGTGGAGCTGGAGGCCACCTCGCTTCGCCCGCTCAGTGAGATGCAGCAGGAGGCGAGCCTGGGCGCCACGCTGCGTCCCATGGCGACTCCCATGCCCGGGGCCATCGTTCCTGCTCCCATGGCCTCGCCGGTCTCCCGGCAGGAGCTGGCGCCCGCTCCCGCGCCTGTCGTGGCCGCGCGGTCCGGAGCGGTGGCGCCAGCGCCCCGCCTGAGCCGCTCGATCATCGTGGGAGCCGTGCTCGGCCTGCTCGTGCTGATGATCGGTACCGCGGTGGCCACCGCGCACTTCATGGGAGACCGCTCGCCGCCTCCTCCTCCGCATTCCGGAGGTCCGATGCCCTTCGAGCCAGGGGGACCGCCTCCTCCCGGAGGGCCGCATGCGGGCCTGCCACCACGGCATGGAGGGGGACCGCATCCACCCGGACCGCCGCCGCACGAGCAGCCGCCTCCGCATGGGGCACCTCCGGAAGAGCTACCGCGGGGCGCCGCGGTCGCGGCGGAGGCCCCGTCGGGTGAGCCAGCGCCGGAGACCGTTCCCGCCGCGGGCTCGGAGGGTTCGGTCGCCGCGGCTCACACGGTAGGGAAGGAAGGCGCGGGCTCGGTCGCCCCGGCCGTGGCGACGGTGCAGGGGACTCGCGTGGAGCCTCCGGAGGCTTCCACGGAGGAGGAGCCGGCGGGCCAGGCCGCGGCGCCATCGAAGGCGCAGGCGGGGCAGCCCAGGTCGCGGGAGTCCAAGGCCGCCACGGCCCTGCCGCCGATCAAGGGACTGATCGCGGTGGAGCAGCTGAAGGGTGGGTACTTCGCCATCGGCTCGGGAGTCGCCCAGCTCCGCAAGGGCATGGTCGTGAAGGTGGTGGGGCCAAAGCCGAACGGAAAGCTGAAGGTGATTGGCTCCGCGACGGTCCTGGACAAGGGCGCCAGGGGCAGGCGGGCGAAGCTGGATATGGATGACGCGGCCCGTGCGGCCCAGGAGCAGCTCTTCCTGGTCATGCCCGACGGCGCTCCCGAGCTGGCGCAGGCGGTCGAGCCTCCGCCGGAGCCCGTTCCCCCTGTCTCCGCGCCGCCTCCACCGCCTCAGCCCAAGGTGCTGGATCTCTTCGTGCGCCTCGCCGGTACCATCGACAAGGAATACGTCATCGACAACCGGGAGAGCACGGTCCTGTCGCGCTGCACCGCCACGCTGACGGGCAAGAAGTGGAGCGAGATCAAGAGCCTCAAGACGGGCCCGAATCACGTGGATGCGGGCTCGTTCAAGCTGAAGCTGACCGTGCCCAACGTCGCCAAGGGCCGGATGCTCATCGAGTGCGCCGAGGGCGTCGCCGAGGTGGGCATCCGAGGCTGA
- a CDS encoding RDD family protein translates to MSEGALFGSQFSPAHVRFRLRLWSADLLDLGTAALLGWGAARALDWEQSLVRMLAAMVCAWVLISVVGGVRGWTLGRRLFDVRLVNAESQPPGLPVAFARAFTALPDMLMAPLLPSRPLDRVLRLHGERPGLGRKAWVLGLGPQLPWVAALALAAWFITTPTRNETLVFLGSKLTGWKCCHGYKQHVGTWMCRRSLSRLAREIQGQHPEALELQQECPEVASRLKH, encoded by the coding sequence ATGAGCGAAGGGGCGCTGTTCGGATCACAATTCTCACCGGCACACGTCCGGTTCCGTCTCCGCCTGTGGTCCGCGGACCTGCTGGACCTGGGGACGGCGGCCCTGCTGGGCTGGGGCGCGGCGCGAGCGCTGGACTGGGAGCAGTCCCTCGTCCGGATGCTGGCGGCCATGGTCTGCGCGTGGGTGCTCATCTCGGTGGTGGGCGGGGTGCGCGGGTGGACGCTGGGACGGCGCCTGTTCGACGTGCGGCTGGTGAACGCCGAGAGCCAGCCTCCGGGCCTGCCGGTCGCCTTCGCCCGAGCCTTCACCGCGCTGCCGGACATGCTGATGGCGCCGCTGCTCCCCTCGCGCCCGCTGGACCGGGTGCTGCGACTGCACGGCGAGCGGCCCGGGCTCGGGCGCAAGGCGTGGGTGCTGGGGCTGGGCCCGCAGCTGCCGTGGGTGGCCGCGCTCGCCCTGGCCGCGTGGTTCATCACCACGCCCACGCGCAATGAGACCCTCGTCTTCCTGGGCAGCAAGCTCACCGGCTGGAAGTGCTGCCACGGCTACAAGCAGCACGTGGGCACCTGGATGTGCCGGCGCTCACTGTCGCGGCTGGCTCGGGAGATCCAGGGCCAGCACCCAGAAGCGCTGGAGCTCCAGCAGGAGTGCCCCGAGGTGGCCTCGCGCCTGAAGCACTGA
- a CDS encoding two-component regulator propeller domain-containing protein codes for MSTWSQRRPGLRALLAPCVLLLLLAGTPSLGREPNRALSQYSHQAWRNEDGLPQNTVLALQQTQDGYLWLGTFEGLVRFDGAHFTVFDRHNTLELSEHGIRTLLDDGAGGLWVGTKKGILHYAQGRFQRLPEEGDLRQVNVQALALQGSTLWVGTSLGLEQVPLVGEGPRRRFTTRDGLPSSQVEALAVDGTGTLWIGTREGLARLSAGRLEAVVLPTGTDSRVRSLRAARDGTLWVGTYSGLLALRDGKFTWYGPEHGIPRYEVSALWEDRDGVLWVGHETGLYRHTAGSFTAFGPKEGLSGTRVYSIFEDPERNLWVGTADGGLNRLSAGPFIPYGVPEGLSHDLVRTVLETRDGTLWLGTLGGGLHRMKDGRITRVGAAEGLEDENIRSLAQGSDGTLWVGTHHGAFRYDGKRFTQLRRENGLPLDLVWAILPDSRGDVWFGTSSGLVRMHEGRFTVFTPEQGPVAEAVISMLEDATGTLWFGTHAGLVRYANGTFTRMTDAALHHETIMALYAEPPGTLWVGTYTGLVRLKDGKVSRITSAQGLADDSIFNLLPDAEGFFWMSSNKGISRVSRRELEEVADGRRERVRASSYDERDGLRSAETNGGSQPSGWRTQDGRIWFTTLRGAVAVDPKDERLERHPPEVRLQEVRVHGQRVPLAPRLELAPGRQDLDIRFTVFAPQAPQRVPVRYRLEGFDDDWQDAEGRRTVAYTRLPPGTYRFHVMVADREGLWREPGVVLEVTLQPWFHQTVWFYLLCVLGVGGVAAVSYGWRVGRLKQRERWLQARVEDRTKELARANQELDANLRTLRATQSQLVQAGKMAAVGTLAAGVGHEINNPLSYIVSNLEHACEEAGGLMRRLEEGPEDVRERLREMEQVLREALMGADRVRRIVRDLKTFSRQDEDTRGPVDLRAVMDSAAKLAAGELRPRAQLLRDYAEVPRVEGNEARLAQVFLNLIINAAQALPEGRPEQNEVRLVTRRVGEDRVAAEVHDTGSGIPPEVVGRIFDPFFTTKPVGVGTGLGLALCHAFITSMGGRIEVESQVGRGTMFRVTLPVARGETVVQPARAVESKEGVLMRGRVLVVDDDPLVSSALRRTLSREHDVEVVVSSRRALEMLMSPEGSYDVILCDLMMPEMTGMELHAQLATAAPERAQRMVFVTGGAYTPAAQTFLERVPNPRLEKPFEPEKLRERVREWVVKARGASSGTPA; via the coding sequence ATGTCTACGTGGAGCCAGAGGCGTCCCGGGCTCCGAGCCCTGCTTGCTCCGTGCGTCCTCTTGCTGCTGCTCGCGGGGACGCCGAGCCTCGGGCGGGAGCCGAACCGCGCCCTCTCCCAGTACAGCCACCAGGCGTGGCGCAACGAGGACGGGCTGCCGCAGAACACCGTCCTCGCCCTCCAGCAGACCCAGGATGGCTACCTGTGGCTGGGCACCTTCGAGGGGCTGGTCCGCTTCGATGGCGCTCACTTCACCGTCTTCGATCGGCACAACACGCTGGAGCTGAGCGAGCACGGCATCCGCACGCTCCTGGACGACGGGGCCGGCGGGCTGTGGGTGGGGACGAAGAAGGGCATCCTTCACTACGCGCAGGGCCGCTTCCAGCGCCTGCCGGAAGAGGGCGATCTGCGGCAGGTGAACGTGCAGGCGCTCGCGCTGCAGGGCTCCACCCTGTGGGTAGGAACCTCCCTGGGGCTGGAGCAGGTCCCCCTCGTGGGAGAAGGCCCGCGGAGGCGCTTCACGACACGGGACGGGCTGCCGAGCTCCCAGGTCGAGGCGCTGGCCGTGGACGGCACGGGCACGCTGTGGATCGGCACGCGCGAGGGGCTGGCGCGGCTGTCCGCGGGCAGGCTCGAGGCCGTGGTGCTGCCCACGGGGACGGACTCGCGGGTGCGCAGCCTGCGGGCGGCGCGGGACGGCACGCTGTGGGTGGGCACGTACTCCGGGCTGCTCGCCCTGCGGGACGGGAAGTTCACCTGGTACGGCCCGGAGCACGGGATTCCGCGCTACGAGGTATCGGCGCTGTGGGAGGACCGGGACGGGGTGCTGTGGGTGGGCCACGAGACGGGCCTGTACCGCCACACCGCCGGGAGCTTCACCGCCTTCGGGCCGAAGGAGGGCCTGTCGGGCACGCGGGTGTACTCCATCTTCGAGGACCCCGAGCGCAACCTCTGGGTGGGCACGGCGGATGGAGGGCTCAACCGCCTGAGCGCGGGCCCCTTCATCCCCTACGGCGTGCCCGAGGGGCTGTCGCATGATCTCGTCCGCACCGTCCTGGAGACGCGCGACGGCACGCTCTGGCTGGGCACGCTGGGGGGCGGGCTCCACCGGATGAAGGACGGGCGCATCACCCGCGTGGGCGCGGCCGAGGGGCTCGAGGACGAGAACATCCGCTCGCTGGCCCAGGGCTCGGACGGCACGCTGTGGGTGGGTACTCACCACGGGGCCTTCCGCTACGACGGCAAGCGCTTCACGCAATTGCGCCGGGAGAACGGCCTGCCGTTGGACCTGGTGTGGGCCATCCTCCCGGACTCGCGGGGGGATGTGTGGTTCGGCACCTCCTCGGGGCTGGTGCGCATGCACGAGGGCCGCTTCACCGTGTTCACGCCCGAGCAGGGCCCGGTGGCCGAGGCCGTCATCTCCATGCTGGAGGACGCCACGGGCACCCTCTGGTTCGGCACGCACGCGGGGCTGGTGCGCTACGCCAACGGCACCTTCACGCGGATGACGGATGCCGCGCTGCACCACGAGACCATCATGGCCCTGTACGCGGAGCCGCCCGGCACGCTCTGGGTGGGGACCTACACCGGGCTGGTGCGCCTGAAGGACGGGAAGGTGTCGCGCATCACCTCGGCCCAGGGGCTGGCGGACGACAGCATCTTCAACCTGCTGCCCGACGCGGAAGGCTTCTTCTGGATGAGCAGCAACAAGGGCATCTCGCGGGTGAGCCGGCGCGAGCTGGAGGAGGTGGCCGACGGCCGGCGCGAGCGCGTGCGGGCCAGCAGCTACGACGAGCGGGACGGGCTGCGCAGCGCGGAGACGAACGGGGGCTCGCAGCCGTCCGGCTGGAGGACGCAGGACGGGCGCATCTGGTTCACCACCCTGCGAGGCGCGGTAGCGGTGGATCCAAAGGACGAGCGGCTCGAGCGCCACCCCCCCGAGGTGCGCCTCCAGGAGGTGCGGGTGCATGGCCAGCGGGTGCCCCTGGCTCCGAGGCTGGAGCTGGCGCCGGGCCGGCAGGACCTGGACATCCGCTTCACCGTCTTCGCGCCCCAGGCCCCCCAGCGCGTGCCGGTGCGCTACCGGCTGGAGGGCTTCGACGACGACTGGCAGGACGCCGAGGGCCGGCGCACGGTGGCCTACACGCGGCTGCCACCGGGCACCTACCGCTTCCACGTGATGGTGGCCGACCGGGAGGGGCTGTGGCGCGAGCCGGGGGTCGTGCTCGAGGTGACGCTGCAGCCGTGGTTCCACCAGACGGTGTGGTTCTACCTGCTCTGTGTGCTGGGGGTGGGAGGGGTGGCGGCGGTGAGCTACGGCTGGCGGGTGGGCCGGCTCAAGCAGCGCGAGCGCTGGCTTCAGGCCCGGGTGGAGGACCGGACCAAGGAGCTGGCCCGGGCCAACCAGGAGCTGGATGCGAACCTGCGCACCCTGCGCGCCACCCAGTCCCAGCTCGTCCAGGCGGGGAAGATGGCGGCGGTGGGGACCCTGGCCGCCGGTGTGGGGCATGAAATCAACAACCCGCTGTCCTACATCGTGTCCAACCTCGAGCATGCCTGCGAGGAGGCGGGCGGGTTGATGCGGCGCCTGGAGGAGGGGCCGGAGGATGTGCGCGAGCGGCTGCGGGAGATGGAGCAGGTGCTGCGCGAGGCGCTGATGGGGGCGGACCGGGTGCGGCGCATCGTCCGGGACTTGAAGACGTTCTCCCGGCAGGACGAGGACACACGGGGGCCGGTGGACCTGCGGGCGGTGATGGACTCGGCGGCGAAGCTGGCGGCGGGTGAGCTGCGCCCCAGGGCCCAGCTGCTCCGGGACTACGCGGAGGTGCCCCGGGTGGAGGGCAACGAGGCACGGCTGGCGCAGGTGTTCCTCAACCTCATCATCAACGCGGCCCAGGCGCTGCCGGAGGGCCGGCCCGAGCAGAACGAGGTCCGCCTTGTCACCCGGCGTGTGGGTGAGGACCGGGTGGCGGCGGAGGTCCACGACACGGGGAGTGGTATCCCCCCGGAAGTGGTGGGTCGCATCTTCGACCCATTTTTCACAACGAAGCCGGTAGGGGTAGGCACGGGGCTGGGGCTGGCGCTATGCCATGCCTTCATCACTTCGATGGGGGGCCGGATCGAGGTAGAGAGCCAGGTGGGGCGGGGAACGATGTTCCGGGTCACGCTGCCAGTGGCCCGCGGGGAGACGGTGGTCCAGCCGGCGCGAGCAGTGGAGTCCAAGGAGGGAGTGTTGATGCGAGGTCGGGTGCTGGTGGTGGATGATGATCCGTTGGTGAGTTCCGCGTTGCGGCGCACGCTGTCGCGCGAGCATGACGTGGAGGTGGTGGTGAGCTCGCGGCGGGCGCTGGAGATGTTGATGTCTCCGGAGGGCAGCTACGACGTCATCCTCTGCGACCTGATGATGCCGGAGATGACGGGGATGGAGCTGCACGCGCAGCTGGCGACGGCGGCGCCGGAGCGGGCGCAGCGGATGGTCTTCGTCACGGGCGGGGCGTACACGCCGGCGGCGCAGACCTTCCTGGAGCGGGTGCCCAACCCGCGGCTGGAGAAGCCCTTCGAGCCGGAGAAGCTGCGCGAGCGCGTGCGCGAGTGGGTGGTGAAGGCGCGCGGCGCGTCCTCGGGTACACCCGCGTAG